The following proteins are co-located in the Imtechella halotolerans genome:
- a CDS encoding DUF6265 family protein, with protein MRNYVYFIYILIFLPINSMGQNIKKLKEGELPAKATLQEVAWIAGYWKGEALGGHIEEIWSNPLGDSMMFAFKLVKNDKVSFYELGAITQTEESLLFQLKHFDSNFRGWESKDESIKSALVSITPNAVYFENFTFEKVNHNEMNVYVLFKQKDGSHKEIAFNYKKE; from the coding sequence ATGAGAAACTATGTATACTTTATTTATATTCTAATCTTTCTTCCTATAAACAGTATGGGGCAGAATATAAAAAAACTCAAAGAAGGAGAATTACCTGCTAAGGCTACTTTACAAGAGGTCGCTTGGATTGCTGGTTATTGGAAAGGAGAGGCTTTGGGAGGACATATAGAAGAAATCTGGAGTAACCCATTAGGCGATTCTATGATGTTTGCTTTTAAACTGGTCAAAAATGATAAAGTAAGTTTTTATGAGCTTGGTGCCATTACACAAACAGAAGAATCATTATTGTTTCAATTAAAACACTTCGATAGTAACTTTAGAGGTTGGGAAAGCAAAGATGAATCTATAAAATCTGCTTTAGTATCTATTACTCCAAACGCTGTGTATTTTGAAAACTTTACGTTTGAAAAAGTAAATCACAATGAAATGAATGTTTATGTATTGTTTAAACAGAAAGACGGAAGCCATAAAGAAATAGCCTTCAACTATAAAAAAGAATAG
- a CDS encoding CBS domain-containing protein → MGIINFQGEREDQKKKFNEPISVRDHMTTKLVTLKPDQSLIEVINLFMENKITGAPVVDVAGRLVGIISDSDCMKQISEGRYFNMPIANMRVADYMTKEVQTIDPDKTIFDAAAEFFKTHHRRFPVIEDGELIGQISRKDVMLAALKMSSQNWY, encoded by the coding sequence ATGGGAATTATCAATTTTCAAGGAGAAAGAGAAGATCAGAAAAAGAAATTTAATGAACCTATTTCTGTTCGTGATCATATGACTACAAAGCTTGTGACCCTTAAGCCTGATCAATCACTTATTGAAGTGATTAATTTGTTTATGGAGAACAAAATTACTGGTGCACCAGTTGTGGATGTAGCTGGACGGTTAGTTGGTATTATATCAGACAGTGATTGTATGAAACAAATTTCTGAGGGAAGATATTTTAATATGCCAATAGCTAATATGCGTGTGGCTGATTATATGACTAAGGAAGTACAAACAATTGATCCTGACAAAACCATTTTTGATGCAGCGGCCGAATTTTTTAAAACACATCATCGCAGGTTTCCTGTTATTGAAGATGGAGAACTTATTGGTCAGATAAGCAGAAAGGATGTTATGTTAGCTGCTCTTAAAATGTCCAGCCAAAACTGGTATTAA